The following are from one region of the Capsicum annuum cultivar UCD-10X-F1 chromosome 1, UCD10Xv1.1, whole genome shotgun sequence genome:
- the LOC124898860 gene encoding uncharacterized mitochondrial protein AtMg00810-like — protein sequence MVLVVWYGDKLGKGIVCWIDCDVQPSVLVASLSFTSNRALTSNSTVLTTLTVIATCNSSSHITAANNNSIAVAASLIPSLNSSNLSSPSQSSSSSFYIKNAFLHGQLHEEVYMSQTPGFTDPNMPTMCVSFTKLFMALNKHLGHDNLIVTRRSNEFIASLVLQLSDAFVVKDFGKLYYFLGVKVLYQPIGLTLTQSQYVRELLAHANMDGAKPIGTPMAAGLQLSQHRSSPFLDPSLYHILIGAIQYINITRPDESFTVNKLCQFMHKPMESHFTAMKYLLRYLKATINIGLNLHSANSLPLQAFTDVDWASFPGDRRSTNGYFLFIGPNLVSWISKK from the exons atggtactagtcgtatggtatggtgATAAGTTGGGAAAGGGAATCGTATGCTGGATAGATTGTGATGTCCAACCTTCTGTTCTGGTAGCGAG TTTATCTTTCACTTCAAATAGAGCATTGACCTCTAACTCTACTGTCTTGACTACATTGACCGTCATTGCTACTTGTAATTCCTCTTCACATATCACTGCTGCCAATAATAATTCCATAGCAGTTGCTGCCTCGCTAATTCCATCGTTAAACTCGTCAAATCTTTCTTCGCCAAGTCAATCATCAAGCTCATCG TTCTACATCAAAAATGCATTTCTTCATGGGCAATTACATGAAGAGGTATACATGTCTCAAACCCCTGGATTTACTGATCCAAATATGCCAACCATGTGTGTAAGCTTCACAAAGctctttatggccttaaacaagcaCCTCGGTCATG ATAATCTTATTGTTACAAGAAGATCTAATGAGTTCATTGCAAGCCTTGTTCTTCAACTGTCTGATGCCTTTGTTGTAAAAGATTTTGGTAAGCTATATTACTTTCTTGGTGTTAAGGTCCTTTATCAGCCCATTGGATTGACCCTTACTCAATCACAATACGTAAGAGAACTCCTTGCTCATGCCAATATGGATGGTGCAAAGCCTATTGGTACACCTATGGCCGCAGGACTTCAATTGTCTCAACATAGGAGTTCACCATTTTTGGATCCATCATTGTATCACATCTTGATAGGAGCTATTCAATATATAAATATCACACGTCCAGATGAGTCATTTACTGTCAATAAATTATGTCAATTCATGCATAAACCTATGGAGTCTCATTTTACGGCTATGAAATACTTGTTGCGCTATTTAAAGGCAACCATAAACATCGGCTTGAATTTGCATTCCGCTAACTCCTTACCACTTCAGGCCTTCACAGATGTAGACTGGGCTAGTTTCCCAGGTGATCGGCGGTCTACCAATggttattttctatttattggACCCAATTTAGTGTCATGGATCTCAAAGAAGTAG